In the Planktothrix serta PCC 8927 genome, one interval contains:
- a CDS encoding tetratricopeptide repeat protein, with protein sequence MTPEQKKAEAERLLDQGLEEYYRSQYRQALQSWQQALTIYQEIGDRQGEGNALNRLGLAYGSLGQNQQAIDYHQQALTIYQEIGDRSGEAKVLNNLGVAYVSLGQNQQAIDYHQQALTIYQEIGDRSGEGHALNNLGFAYRFLGQYQPAIDYYQQALTIVREIGDRSGEEAKVLNNLGVAYRSLVQNQQAIDYHQQALTISQEIGNREGEGNALKYLGDFYLCFRQYQQAIDYYQQALTIYQEIGDREGEGNALVNLGNAHDSVQYQQAIDYYQQALTIYQEIGNRSGEGHALDKLGNVYLCLRQYQQAINYHQQALTIARKIGNRRREGIALVNLGIVYLCLRQNQQVIDYYHQALTIYQEIRDRVQEGNVLGNLGLAHNYLLGQHQQAINYHQQALTISREIGDRYGEFYSLNNLASTYNDLLQIPRALEIWQSALALSSPLEFPVQYLLLGRNLGDTAFEVENWQLAITGYEAALDALEELCHRDRSDANKQQRRRENVGVYERLIQAYLHQNQIAQALVTLERGKSRSLIELLVNRDLLPKNTPPEICQRLEQLRRELSANQRFIESLGGDIPADGTDPDSPQSRSAGAVNIPIDSINQIRETLVQQKQELNQVLEQIKTFDSTFEYTQRVQRINLSEIPALLPEKTALVEWFIASERIYAFIVWADSPCHVERNAEKRNISEILRCAQNDSESVVEGNAGERNILEILRCAQNDRESGVEGNAGERNISEILRFAQNDSESVVEGNAGERNISEILRCAQNDSESNDRESVVDGENLVNGFSMDYWQSKPEAVTAVVELRDRYLKTYNSKTDIWENQLEPFLEELAEILNIQYILSKIPAFCQRLILVPYRELHLFPLHALPVAKDNGKTLCLFDKFSQGVQYLPSLQMGLMSLENIALREENPDHAVNNIQLFAIQNPTKDLDFAELEVDAIASQFTANILSREKATKIALTQPPNSDLFRDANYLHFACHGSFNFQFPLLSHLILAGGIVEVFESSDRQTQEELDSPETKRYLPWRKGKQVDTDQCYTLREIFSLDFPKGELVTLSACETGLTQFDQTLEEYISLSSGFLFAGVKNVICSLWRVSDLSTAILMIKFYELFRSEKSVSLALNQAQNWLRTVDKENLLKWWNALQLKPESKPNLSQELNLAWRLSTYQPFKEAYYWAGFCAIGK encoded by the coding sequence ATGACCCCAGAACAGAAAAAAGCTGAAGCGGAGCGCTTGTTAGATCAAGGACTTGAGGAATATTACCGTAGTCAATATCGTCAAGCGTTACAATCCTGGCAGCAAGCTTTAACCATTTATCAGGAAATCGGAGATCGTCAGGGAGAAGGCAATGCTCTCAACCGTTTGGGCCTTGCTTACGGTTCCTTGGGGCAGAATCAACAAGCCATCGACTATCATCAACAGGCTTTAACCATTTATCAGGAAATCGGAGATCGTAGCGGAGAAGCAAAAGTTCTCAATAATTTGGGCGTTGCTTACGTTTCCTTGGGGCAGAATCAACAAGCCATCGACTATCATCAGCAGGCTTTAACCATTTATCAGGAAATCGGAGATCGTAGCGGAGAAGGCCATGCTCTCAATAATTTGGGCTTTGCTTACCGTTTCTTGGGGCAATATCAACCAGCCATCGACTATTATCAGCAGGCTTTAACCATTGTACGGGAAATCGGAGATCGTAGCGGAGAAGAAGCAAAAGTTCTCAATAATTTGGGCGTTGCTTACCGTTCCTTGGTGCAGAATCAACAAGCCATCGACTATCATCAGCAGGCTTTAACGATTTCACAGGAAATCGGAAATCGTGAGGGAGAAGGCAATGCTCTCAAGTATTTGGGCGATTTTTACCTTTGCTTCAGGCAATATCAACAAGCCATCGACTATTATCAGCAGGCTTTAACCATTTATCAGGAAATCGGAGATCGTGAGGGAGAAGGCAATGCTCTGGTCAATTTGGGCAATGCTCACGATTCGGTGCAATATCAACAAGCCATCGACTATTATCAGCAGGCTTTAACCATTTATCAGGAAATCGGAAATCGTAGCGGAGAAGGCCATGCTCTGGACAAGTTGGGCAATGTTTACCTTTGCTTGCGACAATATCAACAAGCCATCAACTATCATCAGCAGGCTTTAACCATTGCACGGAAAATCGGAAATCGTAGGAGAGAAGGCATTGCTCTGGTCAATTTGGGCATTGTTTACCTTTGCTTAAGGCAGAATCAACAAGTTATCGACTATTATCACCAAGCTTTAACGATTTATCAGGAAATCAGAGATCGTGTGCAAGAAGGCAATGTTCTGGGCAATTTGGGCCTTGCTCACAATTACTTGTTGGGGCAACATCAACAAGCCATCAACTATCATCAGCAGGCTTTAACGATTTCACGGGAAATCGGAGATCGTTACGGAGAATTTTATAGTCTGAATAACTTGGCATCTACCTACAATGACCTGCTACAAATCCCCCGAGCCTTGGAAATCTGGCAATCTGCCCTAGCTTTATCTTCTCCCCTGGAGTTTCCGGTACAATATTTATTGCTCGGGCGTAATTTGGGTGATACGGCTTTTGAGGTGGAAAACTGGCAACTGGCTATTACGGGCTATGAAGCCGCCCTGGATGCTTTAGAAGAACTCTGTCACCGCGATCGCTCCGATGCCAATAAACAACAGCGACGGCGTGAGAATGTTGGGGTTTATGAGCGCCTTATCCAAGCTTATCTGCATCAGAACCAGATCGCTCAAGCCTTAGTCACCCTGGAGCGCGGCAAGTCTCGCAGTTTAATTGAACTCTTGGTTAACCGAGATTTATTGCCGAAAAATACCCCACCAGAGATTTGTCAACGGTTAGAACAGTTGCGTCGGGAACTTTCTGCTAATCAACGGTTTATCGAATCTTTAGGCGGCGATATTCCGGCTGATGGGACTGATCCAGATTCTCCTCAAAGTCGAAGTGCGGGTGCTGTTAATATTCCGATTGATTCTATTAATCAAATTCGGGAAACTTTGGTTCAGCAAAAGCAGGAATTAAATCAAGTTTTAGAACAGATTAAAACCTTTGATTCCACCTTTGAATATACCCAACGGGTGCAACGGATTAATCTATCAGAAATTCCGGCATTATTGCCAGAGAAAACGGCCTTAGTGGAATGGTTTATCGCGTCGGAAAGGATTTATGCGTTTATCGTTTGGGCAGATTCCCCTTGTCATGTTGAGCGGAACGCAGAGAAGCGAAACATCTCAGAGATTCTTCGCTGCGCTCAGAATGACAGTGAGAGTGTTGTTGAGGGTAATGCTGGGGAGCGAAACATCTTAGAGATTCTTCGCTGCGCTCAGAATGACAGGGAGAGTGGTGTTGAGGGTAATGCTGGGGAGCGAAACATCTCTGAGATTCTTCGCTTCGCTCAGAATGACAGTGAGAGTGTTGTTGAGGGTAATGCTGGGGAGCGAAACATCTCTGAGATTCTTCGCTGCGCTCAGAATGACAGTGAGAGTAATGACAGGGAGAGTGTTGTTGATGGTGAAAATTTAGTTAATGGTTTTTCGATGGATTATTGGCAATCAAAACCGGAAGCGGTGACGGCAGTGGTGGAATTGCGCGATCGCTATTTAAAAACCTATAATAGCAAAACCGACATCTGGGAAAATCAGTTAGAACCGTTTTTAGAAGAATTAGCCGAAATTCTGAATATTCAGTATATTTTGAGTAAAATTCCCGCCTTCTGTCAACGGTTAATCTTAGTTCCCTATCGAGAATTACATTTATTTCCCCTCCATGCCTTACCCGTTGCTAAAGATAACGGAAAAACCCTCTGTCTATTTGATAAATTCTCTCAGGGGGTGCAATATTTACCGAGTTTGCAAATGGGGTTAATGTCGTTAGAAAATATTGCCTTGCGGGAAGAAAATCCCGACCATGCTGTTAATAATATTCAATTATTTGCGATTCAAAATCCCACAAAAGACTTAGACTTTGCAGAATTAGAAGTGGATGCGATCGCCTCTCAATTTACCGCTAATATTTTATCGCGTGAAAAAGCGACTAAAATCGCCCTGACTCAACCTCCTAATAGTGACCTCTTTCGAGATGCTAATTATCTCCACTTTGCTTGTCACGGGTCGTTTAACTTTCAATTTCCGTTATTATCCCATTTAATTTTAGCAGGGGGAATTGTAGAAGTATTTGAATCGAGCGATCGCCAAACTCAGGAAGAATTAGATTCTCCAGAAACCAAGCGTTATCTTCCTTGGAGAAAAGGTAAACAAGTCGATACCGACCAATGTTATACCCTCCGCGAAATCTTTAGTTTAGATTTCCCAAAAGGGGAACTGGTGACATTATCCGCCTGTGAAACGGGGTTAACGCAATTTGATCAGACTTTAGAAGAATATATTAGTCTTTCCAGTGGGTTCCTGTTTGCAGGGGTTAAAAATGTGATTTGTAGTTTATGGCGAGTCAGTGATTTATCAACGGCGATTTTAATGATTAAGTTTTATGAACTGTTTCGATCTGAAAAGTCCGTGAGTTTAGCCTTAAATCAAGCCCAAAACTGGTTAAGAACCGTTGATAAAGAAAACCTGCTAAAATGGTGGAATGCGCTACAATTAAAGCCAGAATCGAAACCAAACCTCAGTCAAGAGTTAAACTTAGCGTGGCGTTTATCAACCTATCAACCTTTTAAAGAAGCCTATTATTGGGCGGGTTTTTGTGCAATTGGAAAATAG
- a CDS encoding DnaJ C-terminal domain-containing protein gives MQNFRNYYQILGVSREASVDEIKKVYRRLARQYHPDLNPGDKEAEETFKDIGEAYNILSDPEKRLEYDNYSQFWKQKGFQDWQKNAFSGIKNWGSRRTISQTEDVDYGDFSDFDTFVDQLLGRRREVRTVDPKNSPQMTSTDPYDSPRTKAVYKPTPRETKRDIEARLTLPLEKAYTGGTERIRLEDGRSLEVDLPPGMVKGQQIRLRNQGINGGDLFLKINITPHPFFRVEKSEIYCQIPVTPTEAVLGGDVDVPTLDGLVKMRLPAGVVSGQRLRLANKGYPNPQGERGDQLIEIQVVIPKNITPQERELYEKLRQIETFKPRQNLKI, from the coding sequence ATGCAAAATTTTCGTAATTATTATCAAATTTTAGGGGTTTCCCGTGAGGCGTCAGTTGATGAAATTAAGAAAGTCTATCGCAGACTCGCCAGACAATATCACCCCGACTTAAACCCAGGAGATAAGGAAGCAGAAGAAACCTTTAAAGATATTGGAGAAGCTTATAATATTTTATCTGACCCTGAAAAACGATTAGAATATGATAATTATAGTCAATTTTGGAAACAAAAAGGGTTTCAAGATTGGCAAAAAAATGCGTTTTCAGGAATCAAAAACTGGGGAAGTCGTCGGACGATTTCTCAAACTGAAGATGTAGATTATGGGGATTTTTCTGATTTTGATACCTTTGTTGATCAATTATTAGGACGGCGGCGAGAAGTGCGAACGGTTGACCCGAAAAACTCCCCTCAAATGACCTCCACTGATCCCTATGATTCTCCTCGGACAAAAGCAGTTTATAAACCCACTCCCCGTGAAACCAAACGGGATATTGAAGCACGATTAACGTTACCTTTAGAAAAAGCTTATACTGGAGGAACAGAAAGGATTCGTTTAGAAGATGGACGGTCTTTAGAAGTAGATTTACCCCCAGGAATGGTGAAGGGTCAACAAATCCGTTTGAGAAATCAAGGAATTAATGGGGGCGATTTATTCTTAAAAATTAATATTACTCCCCATCCCTTTTTTAGAGTGGAAAAATCAGAAATTTACTGTCAAATTCCAGTGACTCCCACAGAAGCAGTATTAGGGGGAGACGTTGATGTTCCTACTCTTGATGGTTTAGTTAAAATGCGTTTACCTGCGGGGGTTGTATCGGGTCAACGGTTACGATTAGCTAATAAAGGTTATCCCAATCCTCAAGGAGAAAGAGGAGATCAATTAATCGAAATTCAAGTGGTTATTCCTAAAAATATTACTCCCCAAGAACGAGAATTATATGAAAAATTACGTCAAATTGAAACCTTTAAACCCCGTCAAAACTTAAAAATATAA
- the dnaK gene encoding molecular chaperone DnaK codes for MGKVVGIDLGTTNSVVAVMEGGKPVVIANSEGMRTTPSVVGFTKEGERIVGQMARRQAVLNPQNTFYGVKRLMGCRYSDLTPASKRVPYTMRRDETDNIRIKCPRVNKDFAPEEISAMILKKLVEEATRYLGEEITGAVITVPAYFNDSQRQATRDAGRIAGLEVKRILNEPTAASLAYGLERRDYGTILVFDLGGGTFDVSILEVGEGVFEVKSTCGDTQLGGTDFDQKIVDWLAEKFLSEEAVDLRRDRQSLQRLTEAAEKAKIELSGVGVTDINLPFIAATEDGPKHLEIRLTRGEFEGLCGDLIQRLRRPVKQALADAGLTPNDIDDVILVGGSTRMPMVQQLVRTLIDLEPNQGVNPDEVVAVGAAIQAGILAGDVRDVLLLDVTPLSLGLETIGGVMKKLIPRNTTIPVRRSDIFSTSENNQTLVEVHILQGERELAVDNKSLGRFKLTGIPPAPRGVPQVQVALDIDANGILQVTALDKTTGREQSVVIQGASTLSQEEVNHMIRDAEKYAEVDRLQREKVEKRNRAQALTYQAERQLREVALDYGMQFAQRQRSRIETLIRSLRDSLERDDDRGIDQISVDLQDALYELSREVSVFATEDDEDDLFGSIRRTFSGEKRRVDPYEPQTRSYPRYDQRSNNGSSLGGGTTRSRRYSQTDNWDDDDDWL; via the coding sequence ATGGGCAAAGTAGTCGGCATTGACTTGGGGACAACGAACTCTGTGGTTGCGGTCATGGAGGGCGGTAAACCCGTTGTGATTGCTAACTCTGAAGGGATGCGAACCACCCCCTCCGTCGTTGGGTTTACCAAGGAAGGAGAACGCATCGTGGGACAGATGGCTAGACGACAGGCGGTTTTGAATCCCCAAAATACCTTTTATGGGGTCAAAAGACTGATGGGTTGTCGCTATTCTGACCTCACCCCCGCCTCGAAACGGGTTCCCTACACGATGCGACGGGATGAAACTGATAATATTAGAATCAAATGTCCCAGAGTTAATAAAGATTTTGCACCGGAAGAAATTTCGGCGATGATATTAAAAAAATTAGTTGAAGAAGCAACTCGTTATTTAGGGGAAGAAATTACCGGGGCTGTAATTACGGTTCCTGCCTATTTTAATGATTCTCAAAGACAAGCCACCAGAGATGCCGGACGCATTGCAGGATTAGAGGTTAAACGCATCTTAAATGAACCCACAGCCGCTTCTTTAGCTTATGGTTTGGAACGGCGAGATTATGGCACAATTTTAGTCTTTGATTTGGGTGGGGGTACCTTTGATGTCTCAATTTTAGAGGTGGGAGAAGGGGTATTTGAAGTTAAGTCTACCTGTGGAGATACCCAACTCGGAGGAACGGATTTTGATCAAAAAATTGTCGATTGGTTAGCGGAGAAATTTCTATCAGAAGAAGCGGTAGATTTAAGACGCGATCGCCAATCCTTACAACGGTTAACAGAAGCCGCTGAAAAAGCCAAAATTGAGCTTTCTGGGGTGGGGGTTACGGATATTAATTTACCCTTTATTGCCGCCACAGAAGACGGCCCTAAACACCTAGAAATTCGCCTAACGAGAGGAGAATTTGAGGGCTTATGTGGGGATTTAATTCAACGGTTACGTCGTCCGGTCAAACAAGCTTTAGCGGATGCGGGATTAACTCCTAATGATATTGATGATGTAATTTTAGTGGGCGGTTCAACTCGAATGCCAATGGTGCAACAATTAGTTAGAACTTTAATTGATTTAGAACCGAATCAAGGGGTAAATCCTGATGAAGTGGTGGCCGTTGGTGCGGCAATTCAAGCGGGAATTTTAGCCGGAGATGTGCGGGATGTGTTATTATTAGATGTGACTCCCTTATCGTTAGGATTAGAAACCATTGGGGGAGTGATGAAAAAATTAATTCCCCGCAATACAACAATTCCGGTACGTCGTTCTGACATTTTTTCAACGTCTGAAAATAACCAAACTTTGGTAGAAGTTCATATCTTACAAGGAGAACGAGAATTAGCCGTTGATAATAAATCTTTAGGACGGTTTAAATTAACGGGAATTCCCCCTGCGCCGAGGGGAGTTCCTCAAGTTCAAGTAGCGCTTGATATTGATGCGAATGGAATTCTACAAGTTACCGCTTTAGATAAAACCACTGGACGAGAACAAAGTGTTGTAATTCAAGGTGCTTCTACTTTATCTCAAGAAGAAGTTAATCACATGATTAGAGATGCGGAAAAATATGCAGAAGTTGACCGTTTACAACGAGAAAAAGTCGAAAAACGGAATCGCGCCCAAGCATTAACCTATCAAGCAGAACGACAATTAAGGGAAGTTGCTTTAGATTATGGAATGCAATTTGCTCAACGTCAACGGTCAAGAATTGAAACCTTAATTCGGTCTTTAAGAGATAGTTTAGAACGAGATGATGACCGAGGAATTGATCAAATTAGTGTAGATTTACAGGATGCTTTATATGAGTTAAGTCGGGAAGTTTCCGTATTTGCAACAGAGGACGATGAGGATGATTTATTTGGTTCAATTCGGCGAACTTTTTCCGGTGAAAAACGTCGAGTTGATCCCTACGAACCTCAAACTCGCAGTTATCCCCGGTATGACCAACGCAGTAACAATGGGAGTAGTTTAGGCGGGGGTACAACTCGTTCTCGTCGCTATTCTCAAACTGATAATTGGGATGATGATGATGATTGGTTGTAA
- a CDS encoding ABC transporter ATP-binding protein produces the protein MIRTQISEEKSTISPNQAAYYSPNAKVKPIGIQACRVEMAYKSGRQMIQVLQNINLQVEQGDIQLLMGPSGSGKTTLLSIIAGLLTPTAGRVFLLGEEITKLSRTQLAEFRLHNIGFIFQGFNLFPALTALENVELALHLKGMRKRNAREEAKTRLEQVGLQDKIHLLPQDLSGGQKQRVAVARALAGEPPLIMADEPTAALDSSSGRGVIDLLKTLAKQGETTVLMVTHDPRIMDVADSILTLEDGRIKN, from the coding sequence ATGATACGCACTCAAATTAGCGAGGAAAAATCCACGATATCCCCCAATCAGGCTGCATACTATTCACCAAATGCCAAAGTTAAGCCGATTGGAATTCAAGCTTGTCGTGTGGAAATGGCTTATAAATCGGGACGACAAATGATTCAAGTCCTGCAAAATATTAATTTACAAGTCGAACAAGGTGATATTCAACTATTGATGGGGCCTAGTGGATCGGGTAAAACAACATTATTGTCTATTATTGCAGGACTTTTAACGCCAACTGCTGGACGAGTCTTTTTATTGGGTGAAGAAATTACAAAATTGTCTCGGACTCAATTAGCAGAGTTTCGTTTACATAATATTGGTTTTATTTTCCAAGGCTTTAATTTATTCCCTGCTTTAACCGCTTTAGAAAATGTAGAATTAGCTCTGCATCTCAAAGGAATGAGAAAAAGAAATGCCAGAGAAGAAGCGAAAACCCGTTTAGAACAAGTGGGTTTACAGGATAAAATTCATTTGTTACCCCAGGATTTATCAGGCGGTCAAAAACAACGGGTTGCTGTGGCGCGAGCCTTAGCGGGAGAACCTCCATTAATTATGGCGGATGAACCCACAGCGGCTTTAGATTCAAGTAGTGGTCGGGGTGTAATTGATCTGTTAAAAACCTTAGCCAAACAAGGAGAGACAACGGTATTAATGGTAACTCATGACCCCCGAATTATGGATGTTGCTGATAGCATTTTGACCTTAGAAGATGGCAGAATTAAAAATTAA
- a CDS encoding FtsX-like permease family protein, giving the protein MASLARKNLFEDIPRFLVAQAGIMFAVSLVTIQNGILTGFIRSSSILIDHSKADIWIASKDMIHLELTMPISLERMTQAQTVSGVEQAEAFIFRNARWRDPLENKIHAVTVVGSDPEGELFAPWNIIQGEANALKQPYTIMIDESKLNALKIKNIGDIAKLGGLEAKLGGITQGTQSIVSNSFVFTSLRNANAYVNSPVKTQTLCQVQNEDLQCTQSYEDQSSNQKLANLPPPRALNLADPITYVLIKAKPGEDLTQLKQKLGDALPDDVQVFTREEMSTVMRTFWQKRTGVGFVLSLGAAVGILVGMVVVGQILYSSVTDHLKEFGTLKAMGASDWVIYSIILEQALWMAVLGYIPGMALCFGVASWASATQGILILITPLSALGVFGLTVAMCTGSAFFAIQKVTKVDPAIVFKA; this is encoded by the coding sequence ATGGCTTCTCTGGCGCGAAAAAACCTATTTGAAGATATTCCCCGTTTTTTGGTGGCTCAAGCTGGGATCATGTTTGCTGTTAGTTTAGTCACCATTCAAAATGGGATTTTAACGGGGTTTATTCGGTCTTCCTCGATATTAATTGATCACTCGAAAGCGGATATTTGGATCGCCTCTAAAGACATGATTCACTTAGAGCTAACGATGCCGATATCTTTAGAACGGATGACCCAAGCTCAGACGGTTTCTGGCGTTGAACAAGCCGAAGCTTTTATTTTTAGAAATGCGCGTTGGCGTGATCCCCTAGAGAATAAAATTCATGCGGTTACGGTGGTTGGCTCCGATCCAGAGGGAGAATTATTTGCACCTTGGAATATTATTCAAGGAGAAGCCAATGCTTTAAAACAACCCTATACCATTATGATTGATGAGAGTAAATTAAACGCTCTCAAAATTAAAAATATCGGTGATATTGCAAAACTCGGAGGATTAGAAGCAAAATTAGGAGGAATCACTCAAGGAACTCAATCAATTGTTAGCAATAGTTTTGTGTTCACGTCTTTAAGAAATGCTAATGCGTATGTTAATAGTCCCGTAAAAACTCAAACTCTGTGCCAAGTTCAAAATGAGGATTTACAATGTACTCAAAGTTATGAGGATCAATCCTCTAATCAAAAACTTGCCAATCTTCCTCCCCCAAGAGCCTTAAATTTAGCTGATCCGATCACTTATGTTTTAATTAAGGCAAAACCAGGCGAAGATTTGACCCAACTGAAGCAAAAACTAGGTGATGCTTTACCCGATGATGTTCAGGTTTTTACCCGTGAAGAAATGTCTACGGTGATGCGAACCTTTTGGCAAAAACGCACAGGAGTTGGGTTTGTTCTCAGTTTAGGGGCGGCGGTGGGAATATTAGTTGGGATGGTGGTGGTCGGACAAATTCTTTATTCCTCCGTCACTGACCACTTAAAGGAATTTGGAACCCTGAAGGCGATGGGAGCGTCCGACTGGGTGATCTACAGTATCATTTTAGAACAGGCCCTCTGGATGGCTGTTTTAGGTTATATTCCAGGTATGGCCCTGTGTTTCGGCGTGGCATCCTGGGCGAGCGCGACCCAAGGAATTTTGATTTTAATTACCCCGTTATCTGCTTTAGGGGTATTTGGTTTAACGGTGGCGATGTGTACGGGGTCGGCATTTTTCGCCATTCAGAAAGTCACTAAGGTTGATCCGGCGATTGTGTTTAAAGCTTGA
- a CDS encoding GNAT family N-acetyltransferase: MNSLMIKPYEGQKDWSAIFNLFQACQTVDHLTEDESLADLKLGLSSPNVNPQKDIRLWTDAKGQLLGLVGIEPQVSKNVIDGYFGLYIHPSVRASNLGKEMMRWCEARIQKIGQQKRCPVQLRTYTLEQQTEQNHLLEQQGFKVDRQFITMAKSLESPLSIPELPSGFQLSHIQRKQDVSAWVDLFNESFIDHWDHHELTLKQAEYWRSQPNYQPELDLVAIAPNGTFAAFCKCQLNSDQIGWIEWLGTRRTFRKLGLGKTILLAGLSQLQKAGVTTAKLSVDADSLTGATKLYQSVDFKPVATWYSWVKPLSRQNLSQLFPQQATA; this comes from the coding sequence ATGAATTCCTTAATGATTAAACCCTACGAAGGTCAAAAAGATTGGTCTGCAATTTTTAATTTATTTCAAGCCTGTCAAACCGTTGATCATCTCACTGAAGATGAAAGTTTAGCAGACTTAAAATTAGGATTATCTTCTCCCAATGTTAATCCCCAAAAAGATATCCGTCTTTGGACAGATGCAAAGGGTCAACTTTTAGGATTAGTTGGAATTGAACCTCAAGTATCTAAAAATGTGATAGATGGATATTTTGGGTTGTATATTCATCCCAGTGTCCGAGCCAGTAATTTAGGCAAAGAGATGATGCGGTGGTGTGAAGCTCGAATTCAAAAAATCGGACAGCAAAAACGGTGTCCCGTGCAATTAAGAACCTATACTTTAGAACAACAAACCGAACAAAATCACTTACTGGAACAACAAGGTTTTAAGGTAGATCGACAGTTTATAACAATGGCGAAATCCTTAGAATCTCCCCTATCTATTCCCGAACTTCCTTCCGGTTTTCAACTCTCTCATATCCAAAGAAAACAAGACGTTTCAGCCTGGGTTGATTTATTTAACGAATCCTTTATTGACCATTGGGATCATCACGAATTAACCCTTAAACAAGCTGAATATTGGCGAAGTCAACCCAACTATCAACCCGAATTAGATTTAGTTGCGATCGCACCCAATGGCACATTTGCGGCTTTTTGTAAATGTCAGTTAAATTCTGATCAAATCGGTTGGATTGAATGGTTGGGAACGCGGCGAACATTTCGGAAATTAGGATTAGGAAAAACCATCCTTTTGGCAGGTTTATCTCAACTGCAAAAAGCAGGTGTAACCACTGCGAAACTTAGCGTTGATGCCGATAGTTTAACAGGAGCAACAAAGCTCTATCAATCGGTTGATTTTAAACCCGTAGCCACCTGGTATTCCTGGGTAAAACCCCTATCCCGTCAAAATCTCAGCCAACTTTTTCCCCAACAAGCCACTGCTTAG
- a CDS encoding esterase-like activity of phytase family protein, producing the protein MQILLSFSLLILTVILFLIFSTSSVAISTVIDLIGQGTLPTELLYNNTEVGGLSGITYNPEKQVYYAISDDPSNKNKARFYTLNIDLSSGFLSETGVSVIGVTPLLTETGKPFTKNSIDPEGIAFSGNSIFIASEGNFYQNIPPFIQEFSLKGEILQTLPIPEKFFDGNGNKSRGVRSNLAFESLTITPDKTYLFTANENALIQDGEIANLDRGTPARILRYNLQTNQPDREFLYITDPLANSSFIAEQYNRQGLVDLLAIDEQHLISLERSFSLGLGYTIKLFIVSLEKADNIQDLPSLKAVDFEIRPAEKTLLLNLSRLNIAIDNIEGLTWGALLPEAGRSLILISDNNFTTLQTTQIIAFRLNHLKVVSPSGL; encoded by the coding sequence ATGCAAATTTTATTATCTTTTTCACTCTTAATCTTAACAGTAATTTTGTTTTTAATATTCAGCACCTCTAGTGTGGCGATTTCAACGGTGATTGATTTGATAGGACAAGGGACTTTACCGACCGAATTACTCTATAATAATACAGAAGTTGGGGGTTTATCAGGAATTACTTACAACCCGGAAAAACAGGTTTATTATGCCATATCCGATGACCCAAGCAATAAAAATAAGGCCCGATTTTATACCCTAAATATTGATTTAAGTTCCGGTTTTTTATCGGAAACCGGAGTAAGTGTGATCGGTGTTACTCCCTTATTAACAGAAACGGGAAAACCCTTTACTAAAAATAGCATTGATCCTGAAGGAATTGCCTTTTCAGGAAATAGCATTTTTATCGCTTCAGAAGGAAATTTTTATCAAAATATTCCCCCTTTTATTCAAGAGTTTTCCCTGAAGGGCGAAATATTGCAGACTTTACCCATTCCCGAAAAATTTTTTGATGGGAATGGGAATAAAAGCCGAGGAGTTCGTTCTAATTTAGCCTTTGAAAGCTTAACAATAACACCGGATAAAACCTATTTATTTACAGCGAATGAAAACGCACTCATTCAAGATGGAGAAATAGCGAATTTAGATCGGGGAACACCTGCTCGAATTTTGCGATATAATCTGCAAACCAATCAACCCGATCGAGAGTTTTTGTATATTACTGATCCTTTAGCCAATTCTTCTTTTATAGCAGAACAATATAACAGACAGGGTTTAGTCGATTTATTAGCGATTGATGAACAACATTTAATCAGTTTAGAACGATCTTTTTCCTTGGGTTTAGGATATACTATTAAATTATTTATAGTTTCTTTAGAAAAAGCGGATAATATTCAAGATTTGCCTAGTTTAAAAGCAGTAGATTTTGAGATTAGACCCGCAGAAAAAACTTTATTACTCAATTTAAGTCGTTTAAATATAGCAATTGATAATATTGAAGGATTAACGTGGGGCGCTCTCTTACCTGAAGCAGGGCGATCGCTAATTCTAATCAGTGATAACAATTTTACAACTCTACAAACAACCCAAATTATCGCATTCAGACTAAATCATCTAAAAGTAGTAAGCCCTTCAGGGCTTTGA